The stretch of DNA TTATTTTCACAATCGTGTGGTTCAGTTTTCACAACGTGAAATTATAGGTAGGATCTCTGCACCCCTCGAGTAACAGAGCACGACTCTATTTGAAGTGCGGAGAGATTCATACATGCGCACCCGCGCTGCATCGAATAGGACCAGTTCCTGCCCATGTCTGGACAACTTCTCTTGTCCCGGTGATCCAGTGATAAGAAAGTGCACGTACGTAAACTCGAGTTCCTCGTTGATCAAAGACGAGGATCAAAGGGCGACATAAATATTGGTCAGGTGGGCCCACCCTCAAGTAGGCCAATCCCtccaaagaaaataaagaaacacTGAAAGAACAAAAGAGACAGACCCAAGAGGCTAATCTCAGCATGGACTCATTAACAACATCTCCCTCATATCcactttgttcaataattgaaTCACTGGGTCAGAACcgtttcaaaatgcaaaagctTGCTCGAGCTGCTAATCGGTTTGATATTGTCAATTATGCCATCTCTAAACTAGCCGATGCAGCCCTTAGAGCCATGAACATGATGAAAGAAGACTATATCTAGACCCCCAAAGAAGTGTGTGGTGCCAGAGAGTTAATGTGAAAAGACTCTCAAATGAGATCTCCATAAACTTATGATGTAACACACGtttgacttttatttgaaggaggaaaagagaaaagcaCGCTTTTCTCTCGTCAAGGAGTGGCTGGAACGTCATTAGGTTTTTGTGCTAAAGAAAAAGTTGTCCTTAATAACGAACCCAGATCTCAGTACCTTATGCATACCTCGCCCTTGGACGACCATTGAATTAGGGAATCTGTCTCCTACATCTCAATGAGCTTATTATGAAGAACttctttctcaattttgaTGGAGGAACTGTTGGAAACATTGGATTTCGAGACAATTTGGGCAAAGACTTGGTGTCCTTCAGCGGAGATCAGAAAGCGGTGGACTTTGATCTTGTAAATCGAAAGCTTAGTCTGGTTTCTCCAAGATACAATCAAGGCTCTCAGTGTCAACCGGAACTTTTTGTACTCTGCTTGCCATagtattttgaacaaatatgaCCCTCCAACGACATTCTTTGGAAACTATCACTAAAGGAAGCTaggcctagagagtgcgatgcaAGCTAGCCCGGTGGATTCAGAGAGAATGGGCGACAGCTGAATGGCAGATAGGGTATGGTTTCTAATTgcagaggcgctgctttcaaaGGGCTAGAGGTGCATTGTTCCATCTACCGATTCAGTTGCATTaaaaaactcaacaaactcgGTTTTTACCCCtctatgtttcttcttctatgcTATTACCATGTAAGATGATTGACCATGGCCAATCCATGTCTTTTGTTCTACGTGACAACTAAGCCGAATGCCAAACTGAAGAAGCTTGTGCTATTCATCCTGCACATCTATGCCCGCAATGGTTTTGTGTCAAGAATGGAAGCAAGCTCTTCTTTTATGCCATGCAGTAGGTGAACTCTTGTCCTGGACTTGAGAAAAAAGATGTCGATTCTTGCGCTGAAAGACACCGACAACCAATTCTGATTATCAGGGCTCggaaaatacctttttgaggGTCAAATAATCACGAAACAAGGTTTTTGGAAGCACGAAATGAATTTTTTCAAAGGTATTCAAattattcatgagctttgtccttaACCACGGGCTAGAttcaattgtagtgaatgtcaaggtttacacttttgagccttacaaaaaaatccgaaaaacgagaaaacaggggcaagaaccagtgagcatctcatcagaaactgagatgtcacaccatcaggaccaggagagctcacCTGACTTTGCGTTCATGGAGTAGAGTCATATACAGTTGCCAAACATTGCTGCCACTGaccattgtttattgtgtaCATCATACAAATTGTGTTCATTAAATTGACAGGAATGTCATTCCTTGTGACActttctttgccaaattatCTTCAAAGAGGAATAATCGAGGAATATGGACCATAAATCGGAAAAAGGCTCACTAAAGTTTTTGAACGACTCACCGATAGATCAAGTGGCTCACACATGATGAAAATGTGCACAAACAAATTGGAGCATATGAAAACAGAATTTGGCACACCAAATGGTATGAAGGCACATTGAACTATCTTTCGGCGCACCAAATTTATGAAGGCACACCGGACAAAATTTTACAAGAAGCACACTTACAGAAAATAATAcaattttggctgaaaaacattgaatttgaaaaatttggctAGCTGATGGTAAGGTGGCCAACTGACCATGTGTGGGCATGAAACATAAGCAAGGTGGATGACTGGGATTGTAGAAAAAGCGCAGTTCATTGATTAGGTGACTATCTAACAAGttgttaggtttttttttattatgtgGCCACCGACAATTCATAGTACGGGGAATCAAGGTTATTAAAATTTAGTCTGAGATTCCACCTTTCTAGAATTAATCTCCCTTCGAAAGGGCATATGGGGCCGCTTTGGCCAGATCAGGCACAAACTTATCGTGTAAATCTCTCAATGGTTAGACCAGGGTTGCTAGATCCAGTCCAGCCCTGTAAGTATACCCAGACGAGAGCGGAATGACATGCTTGACCTGCCCAAACACTGTAGGGTTTTGGCAGTCTCTAGGGCCGGATGGCAAgtttgaagtaaaaaagagttgcagcatttatcaagaaaatggcagaatCTTGTATTACTAGCGTTTGCTTTATAGTTGATTGACTAAGGGGATGTTGAGGATCTTGATACGGgcaatgtgatggctggctttaCTCCTTGGGGAAAGCTAACCCCTATGGCTCAAGCAACTTTAGACCATCCATTCTTAGCTTTATCATTCATCGGGTCCCTTTATCTTTAGGTGTGccttttgattgtttggtGTGCCGTTTTACTCTTTGGTGTGCCCTGATCTGTGTGCTTGCTTCAAGTGAATTacagtttttcttttgatgttcTGATTTCTGTTAACCCGTTTTAAATGTTGACGcatttttcccaaatttccgatctttgtttcaaataatcctgaaattggatatttttctgctaaaattttgaaccaaaggaCACCAATAATGCACTTTGACATTATTCTTGCAATGAAATAACTAGAGTCATTTTCGGAGTCTCTGCTCATGAGTCATGACCAGATAGTCCCTCAATGATCTGTCTGCACTTTCAATTTAGCAATTGCGCTAAACCACGCTACAACCCCGTGTTGATTCGGAAGACCTTCTTCATAAACTTTAAGAACACTTCAAGTTTGAGAGGGAACTTGTAGGAGAAATCCGGGGTTACGGGACTTCCGGGGTtacgggccatccggggttaCGGGCCATTTGGGGTTCATGAAACATCTAGGGTTCACGGTGCCATTCCTACGGATCACAGTGCCATCCGGGCGGATCATGGTGCCAACCGGGTGGAACACGGTGCCAACCGGGTGGAACACGGTGCCAACCGGGTGGAACACGGTGCCATTCAGGTCACAAGCACGAGACATCTGTCCTCTGACAAGACGAGAGTCAGATTACCCACACACTGGGCTCACGGCTCTGCCTACAGTGGTGTTTCACTCCATGCTCAATCCCTCCAAGGGAGAGCCACACGCTCCATCCCCTTCCACGGGGAGAGCAACTTGGTGGGCAGCAGCCACTTTACCGACAGCGCCATTCTatgtacgcttcgtgactgactttatttctGACAAGTATGGCTTTTATACAAATGACTAGTATTCTTGGGATGAGTACGAGCATGTGCTCAACCATTACAACACAGAAATTGACCCATAGCCCATAATATGTCCCCAATTAAAATTTGGAGCATGATTTGcttcagaaaaaaaggaaatttgtGATGATCCAAGAAGctacgcatcaagtacaagaagaCAGGAGCAGGAATCTGTGAGCATCTGGTCGGTCAATTGAGGTGTCACACCTTCACGGCCGGGAGAACTCAAAAGCCTGAATTCGCCGGTGACCTTTAAAGCGTCTTGATTTATGATTACTAAATCATCGAATCACTCAAGTTGAAAGCCTCGCGATTCTCAAAAAACTTATCATTAGCGAAAGGAACTGTTGCTCAAACACACTGTGGAGTTGCAAATACCCTAGAGAACagagcccaatttttttaacGAAAAATATGAGTCTTAGTATCGAAGTTAGTTGGAATTCACagactttgtttttttaaattgcgAGATACAGGCCTGACAACGGAACTTAGACGTCTTTCtcaccaaaaatatttgtgtcCCCATCCACTCGCTAAAATGACAGGTGTTGTCGAAGAGTCACACACTAGACAGTGATGAGAGGAGACTTGCTTCGCAATCACAACCACATTAAATGTGACTTATAAAATGGCTATAAAATAAAGTTTCTGAAGTTGATCCACACAAAAGATTAACGAAGAGTTGCCTCGTTTAATTCCCATTGCAATTGATGTTCGACCTCTATCTGGAAACAAGGTTGACGTTTAAAAAACAACTGCTTGCCGGACTTGACCTATATGTTTTGACCTCTCAGTTGGAACCATCCGATCAATCCATATTATTACAATGGACCAAGGAGTTCTttagacatggaggtggacagtgcccagagggcagacaacgaaagggcaatgtgcacTAGCTCTTCAGTAGGTCAAAAACGTGttagttttgttaaaaccttggtattcagatcaaaAACGTTTATCATTactgttattttcatcaccttctctggtgatatgttgttatcaaactgggtATANCTTCCTTTTGTGGGTTAGGGGTTGTCANNNNNNNNNNNNNNNNNNNNNNNNNNNNNNNNNNNNNNNNNNNNNNNNNNNNNNNNNNNNNNNNNNNNNNNNNNNNNNNNNNNNNNNNNNNNNNNNNNNNNNNNNNNNNNNNNNNNNNNNNNNNNNNNNNNNNNNNNNNNNNNNNNNNNNNNNNNNNNNNNNNNNNNNNNNNNNNNNNNNNNNNNNNNNNNNNNNNNNNNNNNNNNNNNNNNNNNNNNNNNNNNNNNNNNNNNNNNNNNNNNNNNNNNNNNNNNNNNNNNNNNNNNNNNNNNNNNNNNNNNNNNNNNNNNNNNNNNNNNNNNNNNNNNNNNNNNNNNNNNNNNNNNNNNNNNNNNNNNNNNNNNNNNNNNNNNNNNNNNNNNNNNNNNNNNNNNNNNNNNNNNNNNNNNNNNNNNNNNNNNNNNNNNNNNNNNNNNNNNNNNNNNNNNNNNNNNNNNNNNNNNNNNNNNNNNNNNNNNNNNNNNNNNNNNNNNNNNNNNNNNNNNNNNNNNNNNNNNNNNNNNNNNNNNNNNNNNNNNNNNNNNNNNNNNNNNNNNNNNNNNNNNNNNNNNNNNNNNNNNNNNNNNNNNNNNNNNNNNNNNNNNNNNNNNNNNNNNNNNNNNNNNNNNNNNNNNNNNNNNNNNNNNNNNNNNNNNNNNNNNNNNNNNNNNNNNNNNNNNNNNNNNNNNNNNNNNNNNNNNNNNNNNNNNNNNNNNNNNNNNNNNNNNNNNNNNNNNNNNNNNNNNNNNNNNNNNNNNNNNNNNNNNNNNNNNNNNNNNNNNNNNNNNNNNNNNNNNNNNNNNNNNNNNNNNNNNNNNNNNNNNNNNNNNNNNNNNNNNNNNNNNNNNNNNNNNNNNNNNNNNNNNNNNNNNNNNNNNNNNNNNNNNNNNNNNNNNNNNNNNNNNNNNNNNNNNNNNNNNNNNNNNNNNNNNNNNNNNNNNNNNNNNNNNNNNNNNNNNNNNNNNNNNNNNNNNNNNNNNNNNNNNNNNNNNNNNNNNNNNNNNNNNNNNNNNNNNNNNNNGGATATTACAGTTAAATATCAACATGTTACTTTTCCCAACACACAAAAATtcggtttgaaaatgaatgcataAGTGAATTAGACATTTAAAGATTGGACTTCCTTCCCTTTCATTTGGGTTTCGGCATGCACTGTAAAGTACCGGagagataaaagaaaaatgaggtCCTACCTTCTTGGAGGGCAAAGTTGCAATGAAAAGGTGATGTTTGGAACGTGTTaagcaaagaaagaaaagcacTTTCGCATTCTGGCTCAAACGGTGCTCAAGATGGCAAATCTCCGATCACCTGCCGCTCTAAACTTTCTGGCGCCAGAGATAGGAGTGCGATGAAAATGAGAGTTTGAACTCTCTTGGCGTAAAAACGAGCACACCAGGTTAACGCATGCTTCACTCAAGGATATTTGAAGtcatttgagccaaaaaaaaacaaaactagAAGGTAGAAGGTACATGAACTAGAACCAAAGGATGTACTCGAAATTCGTTAGTCCTCAAGGATCATCCAAAGAGGTGAGTAGTCATACTTAGAGTCCGATTTTTTACAAGTCTTTGAGTAATTTGTATCCTTCGCAGATGGTTGGACTACGATTAGGATTGGGTTGTTTGCTCCATTTTGGAGGTGTATTGGCTTTTGATTATGCCTACGAAGTTCCTTCCGTGCCCAAAATGTTGCAAGATGTTCAAGGTAAGTAAGATAGATTGGACGTACGCAAATGCGTGTCACATGTTCTGTCTGTGATACAGGGATTGAGGAACTTGTGGCATCACAAACAACAGAATCTGAATTTGCCAACCGACAAGGGTTCTATCAAGCAAATCCATACGAAAGACAAGATGGACTTGTAACATCTGTGAGTAAAGCAACCTATTTTCAGAATTTAACGTACAAAGAGACTTTCAGAAGACCCAAAACACCCGATTGAATCTCCAATAAATTTCAATGTTAATGGCTTTTTAACTCGAGCATAACAACAATCATCCGAATTCATCATCGAAAAGCACCGCTCAGAGCACGAATACTTTACGCTACTTGAACAGCTTTTACGAACGCTCTACTTTCCTTAATATAATTTTTCGTAAACATTAGAATGACGAGGAAAAATATATATGGAAAAAGAAGCCGTATCACATTAATGGTGCAATATTCTTGCGTTTCCAATACATGCGGCTTCGCTAATCTGATTTACTATTTCAATCTCGCTTTCCTTGTTCCCTTTTGACTTAAGCAATTGTGTCAAAATTGGCCGAGTTCATTATTTTTGCTGTTAATAGTGTTATAATTCCTAAGCACTCTCTTAAATTAGAATGActcaaaatgccaaaaacgCTTCATTTCAGATCCCTTTATTGGTTGCTCTTGGAGTTGGAGGGATCGTAGCAGGTGCTGCAGTGGTTCAAAATGCTAACCAAGCCCGTGACAATTTGCAATCCCAGTTGGACACCATCAACACAAGGATTACTTCATCTAGTAATAGTGTTTCCAGTTTGTCCTCCAGCCTGTCTTCTCTGACAAGTACTACCAATATCAATACCGCACGGGCGATATCAGCATGTTCTTTGTCTTGCAAATGGTGCGGCAGTTCCTATTCCCAGGCCCCTTCCAACGACAGATATCGCAGTACAAATCTTAATAGACAACTTGTTATGGCAATTGGAAACAATACGTGTCCATGAATTTAGTAACAACATGACTCATTGCTCagaaaacatcaaatcaatATTGTCGCAACACTGAATAACCTTTTGCTATTAGATTTGTTCCCTTTGTCTGATATTGGAACTTATCTAGAAGTGAACTGATCTCCACACATCATTTTACCTTGTTACTTAATTCAGAAAATATAtacaatgaacaataatttCTTATATTTCATGTATTCGCCATTATATGGTTAACCTCTATGAAAATTTGCTCGGAAACTATTTTAGCTCTACGTAACTCTAAGTGTGATTGTTGTAGTAATAATTGTTCGTTTTTCAAGTCTGTTCTATATTTTCGAAGCAAATTGACGTTGGACACACATTCCTTACGTTATTTAAAGTGGGCATGAAGAAACCTTGCTTGATCCATATGATCATAATCCCATTCAAAGCAATATTGTAGCCAATTAAATCGGTTTACTGTATAAGGAATGTGACCGTGTAGGAGAGTCAAGATGGATCCAGGGTTAAAAGCTTGCGTTTTCGTACTCATTTGTTAAATACAAAAGAGCTGCTAATAGCAGTCAGGATTAGAAGTAAACTTTCCTCGTCATTATCTTTTGCTAATAAGGATGGTCGTTAATCACAACATTATTGCTAATTCAGTGGAAATATTACCGAAAGCTAGTTGTCGGAAGCATGTCAAAGTGAAGGCAAAGCAAATTTGGGTGTACGTAGCCCATGGGCTAGTTTTGCTTTTACAAGTCATGAGCAAACAGCCCAACAAATAAGGGGCTGATTGGCCGATTCCtctgctttgttttttttttgagtctATCGAAATCTGatttataattagtgaccgCGGTCACATATTGTCAAGAAAGGAAATAGCATTCAAGGCAAGAGCAAGACCcttttatttagcaatctaccgtgcctcttagcgttttctttggcccgtacgacgttgcaaataagggccctcattaaaaatcaacattttttttctgagtCAAAATTGTGATTTTCACAAACAACTTAATCAAACTATGTTTGGGTGTAATCATCGATCCAAATATAAATAATGACTTACGGAGATgaatttgaaggaagaaaTGATTGATGCCTAAATATCTATCAGAGAGAAAATCAGCCAGACTTATTTGTTGGCCTTGCCTGTTGGGCATAGATAACGAGATACGATAAAGGGAAATCCTTCATATACTCCAGATTTTCCAACCAtggaaaatatccaaaatatTGCCCCACGACATTATTTCACATCACAAAGTGAACATACTTTCTTTGTAGCAATACGATGGCTTTTGTGTAGAGTTGGTTTGAAAACATTGGTTTTAGGTGACACGATTTCTGATAATAAACCTATTGGGTCAGGGCTTCTAGggaatatggactgcgaacgagcttcccatCACTCCGGCAATTGGTGACCAATTGGACCATCTCCCTATTCATCAGCGGTCTCAGCGCTAAGCCCCCTGCGGCCTTGGTGGAATGAATAGTTGGGGtttgcctggattctcgatATGTATCCATTGCTACCaggtcaaaatcaaatgacagTTTGGTCTTGAGTGGCTGGTCAAAGAAACCAAATCCGGGTGAAAATCCATCGGCTTGAGGTGCAGCCCGTCACTCAAGGCGAGTACCTCGGAAATGTTGCCCATTAATGAAgtacatatttttcaacaagGTCTTTACACACTGCCTCGTTGGTCATTGGTTTGAGGTTAGTCACAAGCTTATGCAGGGCATTAGTAgcgaaattacagtaatttgttacttttttcgaCATGGGAATTGTaattattttacattttaaaatggtgtaattgtaacgaccaaaaaactaaaagaattactcgttcctttttcaacttgcagaatggcctttaatttttcatttatctcatgacagctgaggaaacttcaggctcaacagaaattgcaattttttgctcttttcatctagcatattatgaacaatgaaagtcagggttgaaaattgtggttGCTTTTTACTATTCTGAGGgagttcttggttttaaatcttgttgcgTTTGCTACTTTAGTGTATGCATTTTCTCAATCAATTTCCATTGCACTGAAGACCGGAgtca from Tigriopus californicus strain San Diego chromosome 3, Tcal_SD_v2.1, whole genome shotgun sequence encodes:
- the LOC131877893 gene encoding uncharacterized protein LOC131877893 codes for the protein MYSKFVSPQGSSKEMVGLRLGLGCLLHFGGVLAFDYAYEVPSVPKMLQDVQGIEELVASQTTESEFANRQGFYQANPYERQDGLVTSIPLLVALGVGGIVAGAAVVQNANQARDNLQSQLDTINTRITSSSNSVSSLSSSLSSLTSTTNINTARAISACSLSCKWCGSSYSQAPSNDRYRSTNLNRQLVMAIGNNTCP